ttatCATTCAACAAAAGCACTAGTTGAGTTATTTATCATGTATTTTCAGAGTCCCATCTAATGAAGCAGTCAAAAATAAGTTGTTTCAACACTATCAAGAACTGATGTCAACTACAGAGCTGTCTAGTTGAAATTTGTACATCCTCCCCCAACAATATCTCTGAGGGCTTGTTCTCACTTTTCCAGAGGCTGAGCAGTTAGTCTAATATTTAGTGAAGACTAtatagcagtggttctcaactagtCTAGCTTAAGGACCCACCAACAGCTGAATGAGAAACCGCAACAAaactctgaaaatgttcaaccaatGAGCTTTATTTGATGACaaatagtgcagtttggacctcaggtTGCAAAACACATCTGGCAGAACAAAGAGATGGCAGCAAAAACACTTAATtgactttttgacacttttttttccatgcacacaattgcgacccactgaaaaggctccgtgacccacttttgggtcctgaccagTTAGGACCACTGATATATAGAATGTACTCACTTTATTTGTGTACTTGGCAATGTCTGCAGCCACATCTGCTGAGGCAGTGGGAATATAGAGGTCTGTTGCCACAGGCGTAGATGTAGCAGCTGTGCCTGAACTTGAAGCTGCCATCATGGAAACAGAAGCTGGACTACTGGACACAAGGGTTACAGCCGAGGTGGATGTGCTGATCGGGGGGTCTTTTTGTTGAACAGCTTGAATTAAAACAGATATATAATCAAAAACAGGGACAGTTGTGACCGTAATTGACCATTATAATTGCATTCCAACGGTTTAATCCTTAGCTATATTTACCCAGGATATcataaacattcaaaataacacAAGGGAATGAGGACATATACTGGCCAACACACTGCGTATTATTATACTTGCTTACTGATATGATTTCTACCTTTTACGGCCTGTCTGGTCTGATAGCGTGTGCTTTGTGAAGACTGCTGTGTTGAAGATGAGGATACGGCTGTTGAGCTGTTCCCAGCGGCCTGTGTCTGAGTCAGCACTTGAGCCTGGCCTTGCCTGGGAGAGGATGCCTGCATCTGTGTGGCTGCCACCGGTTGCTGGTTCTGTTGCTGACGCTGCACCTTCTGCATGTGCCACTTCTGAGAGGAGGTCTGAAATTTGGCTGTTGTATTCCACACCACAGCTCTCTGCACAACTGGCACTGTCTCTCTGggcagcagagggcgctgtttcTTCAATGCGGGTGTTGCGGAGGCTgaaggcgaggaggaggaggagggggtgtttgCAGTGGCACTGGACACGGTTGTAAGGCTTGCAGTGGCAGGAGAAGGAGTAGTGAAGGAGACCATAGGGACAGGGATTGCCATAGGGGACTGTGTGGAAGCATTGGAGGCTGTGGAGGGAGCTGCACTGCTTTGAGAAGGGACTGCTGATGGGGTCTGGGCTTTACCTACAAGGGAAGGCAACTTCATTATTTAGCAGAACCGCTATTAAATGCGGCTGATGTTTCCTCATGTGTTAGGTGCTCAAAACTGACATATCATTGAGTTGGATCAGCAGAGAAAAGCACAACACTCACCTTCAAGTTTACTTGCAGATGATTCTTTAGCAATGTTGTTActtttcctgctcctcttcctgtccTTGCCTCCCTGATCCTCTCCAAGGTCTATaaccagctctctctctgagtcagaGTCCTCCAAAAGCTGCTTTGTATCTTCTTTCACCTGTGCCTTCTCTCTGGGACCAGATAATGTCGGAGCTCCTTTGGTCTTCTCTGAGCAGTCTTTCTCTGAATCTTTGCCtattttcactttatttgaagCATCTTGTGATGTTGCAGAGGTGTTTTCTGCTGAAGACTCGGGAGCCGTAGGAGAATTGGCCTTACCCTCCTTATCTTGGCTCAGGGGATTTTGTTCTTTGACTTTACTTTGTGTGGGCTCCTTCTGTGCTTCTTCACTGGGTTCTGTATCCTGACCATCCTTAGTCCTTTGTTCCTCATCACTGGCATACTCGCTGTCGCTGGAGTCAGACTTGTCTGAGTCTTCTGATTCACTCTGTTCCACACCTTTATACACATCAACAGAGATCTCGTCTATACCTGCAAAACAAGAGAATAGGCGACATATTCTATCACTGTTCAATATGTTCAGCTATAGTGGAACACAATTTAGCAGGAAATAATTCTAAAAAGCCACATCACCAAAATAACATCTATTTTTCCTGATGACTATTAAGAATAGAAATACTTTACAAATGACTAATTTTCTATGCAAACCCTACTGACCAAGCTGTGCCTTGCAACTCTCAATCGTTTTGTCCAAGTTCAGCTGGAAACGGCTCTTGATCTGTCTTTTTGGAGACGTGAGGACTGGTTTGGCTTCTTGTTTCTGCTGAACTGTTTCACTTAGCTCCTTCAGGTCCATTTCAGCCTTGCTCCTGTCTGGAAGAACACAAGGTAAAATACATCATACCAGCAGTACCAGTAGCACAGGACAAGGACTTTTATTTCTAGCAGATCATGATCAACAGTGAACTATCTTTGAACACATAGAATGAAAGCTGTTCAATACATTCAAGCTGAGTCAGCATGTTGTCTATTGAataccatttatttttttacctaaaTTAAGGTTCAGAATGCTGCCAGTCGCTGGTGTTTTCTCCTGCTTGAGGATGCCAGGAGCTGGAGAGTGAAATGGTTTAGGGCTTTCCAAGGAACTGCCTGCAGGACCGGCTCTGGGATTGGCAGGTGATGCTATTTAGAgatatttaatgttaaaataaatctcctCCCATTTTACACATAATATAATTGTTGCTTTACTTAAATGCACCTGGTAAAGTACCTGCACAGTCCATGGACTCCTCTCCTGTGATGAACTGGCTGTTTGGAGCCTTTGATTGGGACTTGTCTGCTGACTCCTGTTCCCCATCGGAACCCGTGTGGGCAGAGGAGTTGGTGCTCATGGGAGAACGAGGCATCTCACTGAGAGGAAGCCGCCTGCCTGTGGTGCTCCCTCCCACACCAACCCCAGATAACATGGTCCTGGACAATGCAATCTTCGGCGATGCAGTCATATCAAAACTCAGCTTGATCTTCTCCTGTTTCTCAGGTTTGACAGGTGTTGATGACGGGTTCGAGGGATCCAGCAGCATCTGGAAGTTATTGTCAGGAGTGTAGGGTGTCCTGAAGGAGGCGTAGTTAAAGACCCCAAACTTCTTTCTCATGTTTTCCACATAGACCTCCATCTCCTGCATGGCGCTGTTGAAGATGCTTTTGGTCTTCTTCACAGAAAATGGAATCTCTTTTGACATGAGGTAGCAATTGTTTAATGGAACCCAAGCCCTTCAGGAAAAATACACACTTCATAAGAAACCCTTGAAACGTTGCTCCAAGTCAAGAGTAAATAAGGCAAAAAGGGCTGATACCTGTCATGCTGACCAAAAAAGCGTGCATCCACCTGTCCATCCTTATCGCGCAGAGCTTTAGCAGGCCAGAATGGAAATCCTTTCAGTTTAGCCCACACGAGAGGGTGTGGATTactctgcagacaaacagtAAAACACTCAATCTTTGCATTGGGTACACAATCTAGAGCAATCATCAACAAATGACTCAACTAGCTTACACAAGGCTCACAGAACCAGTTGTCTCTCTTCTGGCAAGCAGACAGGTAACACTCAGGACACACTTCAATCTCGTTCATCTGCAAtaaatgaaggtaaaaaaaaaagtatatttcagTGGTTAATGCAGTGCTTTGAATAAATTAACATTCAGAATTCAGTTTGTATATTCAAATGGCTTTTGACTGAAACCACAAACCCACCTCATGTTCACAGATTTTTACTATCACTTTTGCAGTTGCTGTAAGTTTGTGATTGCCTGGaaaaaggacacaaacattttaaacacgcATTAGACTGCAACAAGCTTTCCAAGTGAAACTGTATTCTAATAATAACACATTGTAATTGTTTAATAATTGAAAACATGAGCAATTTTTAACTAAAAAACACCATGAGGGTAACTAACATTAGACAATCAGAAAGTGACACACAGTCTATCCATTGAATCCATGTTACCAAAATTAATCCGCACAACAAAACATACCTCCATTGTATATAATACAGTTGTGCAAAATCCACTTTGCATCCGCCAAGAAGGCCTCTGTGCAgccatacattttctttttaatattctATAATGTAAAAGGAAAAGATGTCTGACTGACGAACTTATTTAAATTCATATTAtcaagaaaatactttttgaatgtggtttacCTTCTCTAGCGTGCAAAGATCCATAGGGTGAAAAATGTACTCTGCGTAATCTGGATGTTGTTCAAGAGATACAGGTTTCTGGAAGGGTTCGGTCTGTGTAATtgtgaagacagaaaataaagtgaAGGTAGATAAACTCTCAGGCCAAACTTATTGCTACAACCTCCCCCTCTATCGCACACGAACATGCTACTGACATGCTACtactaaaaacattaaaagccgcttcaaacaaaaggaggaaaacaCATGGAAGAAGAAATCATGATGGGGTCTTGTTAGTGGTGTAATTGATTACCCAATTAAAAGTCTTTCTCTGCGTGGAAGCTGCATGGGGGGAGCGAGATGACAAGCGGGGATGATCctgaaagagagtgagaggggcAGCTGTATCCTTACCACCAGCCAGCATATTTACCTTCATGGTTTCCAGCCATGATAGGCCCATTATAGAACAATGCTTGTTAGTTCTGTTATTAGAAATCACTTGCACATGCAGATCAATTATAAATCATGCTGGACTAATATTGGGCAGGTAGAATATCAGGGCGCAGATCTCAACATCTGGCACAACTGATGGGATTATGGTGACCACGATAAAGCTTGTCTTTAGGTTGCAATAGTGTTCTAAAAATTATAATTGGCCCAAACAAGAAGCACATGCCAATATCCAAGTGAAAAGAATTAGACGATACACATCTTTAATTAGACTGagccaacacaacacaaccagTTTTACAGTATGTAATCCTTGTAAAGACAAAGAACCCAGAATACTTACACCCGGCTGCTTCATCTTCTGAAGGGCAAACTTAAGAAGGTAAGACAGCTGCTCTATAGTTAGCATCATCATGGCTTTGCTTTGTGTCTCTATACACTCAGCGACTGTTATTTTCTGAAAAACATTAAGAGGAACAAAGCTGAAACATCGTTCTCATTCTATTACTGCACAGATTCAGGACTCGCAACAAACTTACTGAGAAGTCCtcagtaattaaaaacaaatgacaatctttttttttactctggtTTTAACACCTGTACACTTTACACATTCCTGGGTGAGTACCTCACACTCCGGACAGAACCAGTCGCCCTCGGGCTCGGCTGGTAGTTTGAGGCACTTGGCGTGGTACACCCTGGGGCAGAGCTCACAGCAGAGCACCTGGCCCTCGCGGTGGCACAACCAGCAGTAGAAGTCATTCCTGCCGTCCTGCGGTACAACATCAACAGGGTCTGATGTGAGTGCTGGCTGCTTCACATAGTAAAAGGGACCATGTCTTAGTTCTGACTGGAATGTGggcaaaagaaacacaatgttTGGGAGGGTCAGAGATTAGAAAAGCCAAGCAGACAAGCATCAACAAAGCGTATATAACAGTTtcaaaagtccaaaacacaGGCTGCCCAGATAGACTAGTGTTACACAGAAATGTATGAATCAACAACTTGAAAGAACACAGTCATCCCCAATGTACAAAAAGGTAAATTGTGTGGGTGGCCTGGATGAAATGGGCAAAAGCTGGCTGGATAAAGTGGCAACTAATCATTTACAAAGACAGACGTAATATGCCATGGTAAGACCCTAGCAACCATTAACCAACTGTGGATTTGTGAACTGCTTTAAGCACAAAAGCTGTACAGCgtgcacataaaaacaaaagcttaaatGAATTATATGGTTGCCTGacacaacagagaaaagtacTAAAAAAGGTGGCAACCAAAGAGCAAATGTTAAAATCAGAAGTGTATGGATAGCACTTCATCAGAACTCAGTTCTCTCGTGTATAAAGCAATAAAGGTGTCAATGCTAGTAACATTTATTAAGATTAAGATACTTGTCGTATACATAGAATATCAACAATCGTCAACATAATGGACGACAATCTAGAACAAGTCATTTAGAAAGTGGTGACATACACTTATCATAGTGCATCACATATTGGTCCTAAAAAACTTGAATGATGGGATGTCAATGGAACTGAATAAAATTGGAAATCACAGGATAGCTCATGATGCATTGCAGCACTTCTTTCAAATATTTTAGCCCTGATCTGAACAGAaatcaaacacataaaaaacagcTGGACATTAACAGTATGCTAAACAGCCATAATCTCACAAAGCCTAAACTCAGCCTCAGCATGACAAGAACCACTGGCACTAGATCAGCCTTACAATAAAGTATTGAACAACGTTGCATCACCTAAGCCAGAATCAAACCGGTCAAAGTTATGCGCAGAAGAAGCCCATTTTAGCAGAAAATGAAAGTCTATGCACATTAGGCATTATTTTACAGGGACTtacatgttatatatattttatacatcTTTATGCTGTGTTTTCTATCTGATCTAATGGAACAGCTCAGCTGGCAAAATTTGGGATTGCACAGTTCAGTATTATGAGTTTCTAGTGAGCAGGGCGTTACATACTCAATGAACCctagctaaataaataaaggccTTTCAATATTGACACTAAATCAATGGCTGACATGTTTTCTCTATAGCAGAAAGCAAACTTTAACTAACCTCTCTGTCGTGTTATCTTTAAcagatcattattttttttgagCAAACGCTGATTACATAAGCTATCAGAAGTTTCCATTTGAGATAGTGAAATTATGTCACCACCATGCAACAATCATTTCTGGCAAAAACAGACAGTGGTCACTGAAGTTTAAAATGAACGCCCTTAACTGGCAAGTTCAGCTCAGAAAACACCAGAATAAAGGAATAAAGGCAAATTAACAGAGAAGCTAAAATGTCTGCTTTTGCATTTGCTTGCAATTGTGTGCCATCGCCAAATAAGTCATTTCCCTCATTGTTTCCCAAAGAAAGCTATTGTTACTGTGGTAAAAACAGGGGGCCAGCAACTTATCTTggtattcaaatatttctctctttttttctgtagagCATTTAAATCTGAGCAGACCACTGCAATGGCACGTGACTGAACAGGTTAGTGAGGGGAGATGAACAACTAAATGATCCTAGATAACTCATTCTCTCTGCCGGACAGAATACATGAAATAAtccataaataataaatgatggAGGGCAATTCCTTCAGGAATTCTTGAGACATTGCATTGATATTTACAGGATGGAAATCATTTTCCCAGACATTACCAAGTTACCATTTTAACATTTGGGTCAAAAGAGGAAATCATTTCAACAATCTATCATGTAAGAAATGTGTCTGAAACTGTGTCACACTTGGTGAAATCCCTTCATTATGGAAGCTTGTGCAAAAAAGAAGGAGACTCCCTCCAGGTGTTCCTGAAACATGTTGGTGCAAACAGGAAGGACATGAGGTTACAGTCACCTTTGACTATAACTTTCAGCACCAATTTGAGATCAGATCATCTTTGAGAACAAATGGATGTTTGGCCTAAATGTTAAACCATTTCCTCCAAGATTACTGAGACATCGCAAGATTGAGACTCATCCATTCCTAAGTAGAGCTGTAGATCCTGGTTTTACTGGGAGTATTAggcaagtgttttttttgtgttttaggtgatttgtccttttaaaatgtaggttgattaaaatattaaaatcagaTGTGTACTTTGTTTTGGGGTGATTGATACCTGGTCTTTGCTGTTGCCAAGAGCAcctggtttcttcttctttttcactgGGCAGGGGGAGGTTTCAGCAGAGGAGTGGCCATTGGATGAGTGAGAAGGACTCGGTATCTTACGTTTATGGGTCATCCTCTCTGTTGACCCTGTGTCTGAAATGGCAGACAAAGGTCAAGGATTACACAAGCCAAGAAGGACAAAGtgactgtctctttaaatcaggAATTGATACTGATAAAGACTCCATTTCCTCCATTGACACAGTCAGTTGAGGCTAGTAAACATGACAAAGTATACACAAATATAAcccattaaaacaaacacaaaatcaactTTCACCTCCTTGCCTAAATGACATAAAATGCctgtagaaaacaaacatttatcgTTACCTTTGGACCGTGTTGAGATCTCcatttcttctgttttagtCTCAAATTGTCCTTCGTCCTCTGCCACACTGATGAAGAGTCGGGCATCATTAAAGGTTTTATAGACTTTTTATATCTTCTATTTATGCATCAACATTATAGACATTTTTGACTACTCTTCAACAGCACTCTTTTCTGAGGTACTCTACAGGTGGGGCTTCTTTGCATCACAGTGGTCTACTCCCCTCAACCCATTACAGTGCAGATATTTGGGATAATAAAAGGCCTGTGTTGCTAACACATTTACAACtctaagtaagtaagtaagtgtGCTTCATATTTCATCtgtaaaatctattttaaaacccatcttcaaaacatttcttctaGTAAAGATAAACTCTCAAATCTGAGGATCAGGTTAAGATTTGATTTCTTTGGTTATATAGTTGCAAATATAGTTAAAATTGTTTCTGTGTAAAGTCAAGCTTCCAAGACCCAATCATTTAaaagtttctttctttctgggTTTGTGAAATACTAGAAAAGCACTAGGATGTCCTGAGTCCAGCAGCACCGTGCCTCtgacaaaaacagcatttgtttttcttctaaatgtCACATGTCACATCTGAACACCTAATGTAATGTCTAAACCAATGTAGAACTACACTGCAtgtgttgtttctctttctgtcataTGGGCACTATCTAGACTTTAACTTCCAATGAAGAGCTCTAAACTTACGACTCGATAACACATAAATAATATCATCCAAACTTCACATTAACACTTAAGGAGACTCATCGTGGCAGCTCTGACACACAACTTTTAAATGGCAAAATTGTTCTGAagtcattcaaaaacaaaaatcaaccaATGCTGGTACAAAGACACCTGTGTAGTGCAGTCATCCAATTATGTTAGCACCTTTCTCCCCAGACAACAGGTTTATGAAAGGGAAGGATGAAAACAATGAACTGTAGAATCTGAAGTGTGTTGACCTTCAGACATCCACAAGTGAACTGCATACAATAGACtctcgtgttttttttaaacaaccatTCACTGATCAAGTGACCAAACAACAGGCAGCATATCATAAGAGATTGTATAATCACAGCCCCAGCTTTGCTGAGAAACAATTCTTGAAATGCAAGCCATATGCCACCATGAACCACCATTAATTCAAAATCTGCCCAACAGGTTTATCTCAGTATCACAACAACCTGATTCACCTTGGTTTGCAGGCACCCTGTTGTCGATCCTATTATTGTTGACATTATCTCTGACGCCACAGCAGATGCATCAGCCTCTCAGCTCAGATGGCTTCAGTTTTGTTCTTATATATCACAGTTAGAGAATGGCCCCATTTCATGTCATGTGTAAATAatacacaggcacacactgaGAACAAAACATACTGCCTGCATCTCAATATTCATGTAAACCatcccacccccacccctcctcctcttcctctatcaCTAAAGAATAATGAAATGAGAGGACCACAGCAcatctgcagagacagacaggagtgCAGTGAAATGGCTGTGCTGGCCTCCACACCTAACCTGTCTGGACATCCTCAGACAATCTGCACAATCGACATCCTATCCTGTCCAAGGACAGGAAATACAGCagcaaaagacaaatagaaCATGTACAAGGAGGAAAATCAATGCTGCCCAtcctgacaaaaacatttttaaatcacaaacacagagcacatAATACAGACTATTGTAACCTCCTGATACAACCCTTCCCACACCCATCACTGCCGTAACATCCATGCTTCAATGTAGGAAATCAACAGCATACCTTTCTCCTTTCTCACATACAGATTCTTCAGCCTATTCTTTAATCTTTTCAATTATTGAGGGCGTTGGGGAATGAGGGAAAAGATGGGTCCAGGTTTCCCAGAAGGCCTTCTCTCCCTGCTGCTCTCTCCTGCAATTGTCAATCTTTAACCTCAGCTGCAGCCTGCCGATTGGCTTGAGCACCACACGGAGGTGCCTGATTGGGTGCTCAGCTCGGTGTGCCACACAGGCTCTCTTCTCCCCGCTCTCCTCAGACACAGTGCTGCAATGCAGAGAGGACTGCTCCTCACTGTcgctaaaaaaaaccctgaaaaccAAAGTCCTCTTTCCATTTAAACCCATGCAGACATATACTGGCTGTAGGTTTCTCTCAAACATTTAGGATACAGCTCTACAGGCTTGACAGGGAGAGGATCACATTCTCTTTCTCGCTCTGCTCTCAGCTAGTGTGTGCGTATGGCATCCATTTTgaactccctctctctttctctctctctctctctccttctctcctgaCCACTGTGCgccagagcacacacacacacagcaccagtCGAATCTGTCGTAAAGGACCACATGCAGCTTATTATCTGGCTCAGCATGTTGATGTGCAGCATGGGCCTTAATAATGGACACAAAGACAGTGGAGAAAATGTCACAGGCCTCTTGGACAGCAAAGAAGCTATAACCCCCTCCCTCTATCTTTCCAATGCCTCCTTTGCTAAAACCTGTGCATGATCAATTTCCGCCATGAGATCAGACATTTAGCAACAGCAGTCTGAAAACTAAAAACATGGTTAGCCAAGCTATACGTTTTCCATCTTCCGTCTGTTTGGAGTTGATTTTTCAAAGGCATGCAGTTAATTTAATCAGTATACATTTCAAACAAGTAGTACAAACTAATCATGCAAACACATGGGTAAATAAACAAtcatacaaaaagaaacacacccTGGCTGAAATGTCAAAGCCAACTCTATATCATGTATGTCTGGGAAGGTCAAATGTGGGATGTGGATACTTCAAAGAAAGGGTCAAACTAAATATGTTGTGTGCATCTGTGAAATGCAGGATTAAGTTTGCCTGCACCAATCCTCGCACCATTGTGGAATGAAGGGATTAAACGAATTACTAGGCACTATTCACgaaacacggggggggggggggggggggggggggggggggggggggggttgatttGCTGTTTCTGTGGATGCAGACTGGTCCTGAGCCCTGGTCAAGCAATATTATGTTCACCATTTCAACCAGGCCATAGAGCCCCTGCTAATATGTAAAAAGCACCTTTGTCAGCAGTATGgtctaaaaatgacaaaatacatCAACTCTACTGTATACTTCACCTGGATTACATCATATGTTTAAAATTCAAAGCTCAATGCTGACAGAAACAATGGAAATAGACACATCACTGAATCAAATGTATCTATTGTATCTGATTCATTTATACAGAAAAGAATAGCAACACCAACATcattgaataaaaacagaattgaATCTAACCTGATCCACTTCAAACAGGTTTTCAAGCAACTCAGGAGGAGATGTGGTTTTATGCAGAGCCTTTTCAGAGGAAGTCCTTCCcttctcctttccctctctcttacaTACAAATACTCAGTGTGCTTGGAGCAGAGGGACAGAAAGGGGAAGCTTTCTAAAATGGCTGAC
The Labrus mixtus chromosome 7, fLabMix1.1, whole genome shotgun sequence DNA segment above includes these coding regions:
- the zmynd8 gene encoding MYND-type zinc finger-containing chromatin reader ZMYND8 isoform X3, encoding MQEGWESQGTVQSGVPRGINRCVAEDEGQFETKTEEMEISTRSKDTGSTERMTHKRKIPSPSHSSNGHSSAETSPCPVKKKKKPGALGNSKDQSELRHGPFYYVKQPALTSDPVDVVPQDGRNDFYCWLCHREGQVLCCELCPRVYHAKCLKLPAEPEGDWFCPECEKITVAECIETQSKAMMMLTIEQLSYLLKFALQKMKQPGTEPFQKPVSLEQHPDYAEYIFHPMDLCTLEKNIKKKMYGCTEAFLADAKWILHNCIIYNGGNHKLTATAKVIVKICEHEMNEIEVCPECYLSACQKRDNWFCEPCSNPHPLVWAKLKGFPFWPAKALRDKDGQVDARFFGQHDRAWVPLNNCYLMSKEIPFSVKKTKSIFNSAMQEMEVYVENMRKKFGVFNYASFRTPYTPDNNFQMLLDPSNPSSTPVKPEKQEKIKLSFDMTASPKIALSRTMLSGVGVGGSTTGRRLPLSEMPRSPMSTNSSAHTGSDGEQESADKSQSKAPNSQFITGEESMDCAASPANPRAGPAGSSLESPKPFHSPAPGILKQEKTPATGSILNLNLDRSKAEMDLKELSETVQQKQEAKPVLTSPKRQIKSRFQLNLDKTIESCKAQLGIDEISVDVYKGVEQSESEDSDKSDSSDSEYASDEEQRTKDGQDTEPSEEAQKEPTQSKVKEQNPLSQDKEGKANSPTAPESSAENTSATSQDASNKVKIGKDSEKDCSEKTKGAPTLSGPREKAQVKEDTKQLLEDSDSERELVIDLGEDQGGKDRKRSRKSNNIAKESSASKLEGKAQTPSAVPSQSSAAPSTASNASTQSPMAIPVPMVSFTTPSPATASLTTVSSATANTPSSSSSPSASATPALKKQRPLLPRETVPVVQRAVVWNTTAKFQTSSQKWHMQKVQRQQQNQQPVAATQMQASSPRQGQAQVLTQTQAAGNSSTAVSSSSTQQSSQSTRYQTRQAVKAVQQKDPPISTSTSAVTLVSSSPASVSMMAASSSGTAATSTPVATDLYIPTASADVAADIAKYTNKIMDAIKGTMTEIYNDLSKSTSGNTIAEIRRLRIEIEKLQWLHQQELSEMKHNLELTMAEMRQSLEQERERLVTEVKKQMELEKQQAVDETKKKQWCANCRKEAIFYCCWNTSYCDYPCQQAHWPEHMKSCTQSATAPQQEPEAESTADPPNKGLGQTSSGSNSLRDTPVSAPTDKDCDMEKSTDNVAVTLS
- the zmynd8 gene encoding MYND-type zinc finger-containing chromatin reader ZMYND8 isoform X1, which produces MQEGWESQGTVQSGVPRGINRCVAEDEGQFETKTEEMEISTRSKDTGSTERMTHKRKIPSPSHSSNGHSSAETSPCPVKKKKKPGALGNSKDQSELRHGPFYYVKQPALTSDPVDVVPQDGRNDFYCWLCHREGQVLCCELCPRVYHAKCLKLPAEPEGDWFCPECEKITVAECIETQSKAMMMLTIEQLSYLLKFALQKMKQPGDHPRLSSRSPHAASTQRKTFNWTEPFQKPVSLEQHPDYAEYIFHPMDLCTLEKNIKKKMYGCTEAFLADAKWILHNCIIYNGGNHKLTATAKVIVKICEHEMNEIEVCPECYLSACQKRDNWFCEPCSNPHPLVWAKLKGFPFWPAKALRDKDGQVDARFFGQHDRAWVPLNNCYLMSKEIPFSVKKTKSIFNSAMQEMEVYVENMRKKFGVFNYASFRTPYTPDNNFQMLLDPSNPSSTPVKPEKQEKIKLSFDMTASPKIALSRTMLSGVGVGGSTTGRRLPLSEMPRSPMSTNSSAHTGSDGEQESADKSQSKAPNSQFITGEESMDCAASPANPRAGPAGSSLESPKPFHSPAPGILKQEKTPATGSILNLNLDRSKAEMDLKELSETVQQKQEAKPVLTSPKRQIKSRFQLNLDKTIESCKAQLGIDEISVDVYKGVEQSESEDSDKSDSSDSEYASDEEQRTKDGQDTEPSEEAQKEPTQSKVKEQNPLSQDKEGKANSPTAPESSAENTSATSQDASNKVKIGKDSEKDCSEKTKGAPTLSGPREKAQVKEDTKQLLEDSDSERELVIDLGEDQGGKDRKRSRKSNNIAKESSASKLEGKAQTPSAVPSQSSAAPSTASNASTQSPMAIPVPMVSFTTPSPATASLTTVSSATANTPSSSSSPSASATPALKKQRPLLPRETVPVVQRAVVWNTTAKFQTSSQKWHMQKVQRQQQNQQPVAATQMQASSPRQGQAQVLTQTQAAGNSSTAVSSSSTQQSSQSTRYQTRQAVKAVQQKDPPISTSTSAVTLVSSSPASVSMMAASSSGTAATSTPVATDLYIPTASADVAADIAKYTNKIMDAIKGTMTEIYNDLSKSTSGNTIAEIRRLRIEIEKLQWLHQQELSEMKHNLELTMAEMRQSLEQERERLVTEVKKQMELEKQQAVDETKKKQWCANCRKEAIFYCCWNTSYCDYPCQQAHWPEHMKSCTQSATAPQQEPEAESTADPPNKGLGQTSSGSNSLRDTPVSAPTDKDCDMEKSTDNVAVTLS